A genomic region of Endomicrobiales bacterium contains the following coding sequences:
- a CDS encoding transcriptional repressor, producing MKKEIVILQQFIKEQGLRSTLQRENILKTFLGVEKHISIDELHSLVKKKYRGIGHTTVYRAMKLFLSLGLCSEVDFGDGVVKYEHLYGHQHHDHLICTRCRSLIEVFDPTLEKLQERVALSKGFVPLSHKLEVFGVCRACAAKK from the coding sequence ATGAAAAAAGAAATAGTAATTTTACAGCAATTTATTAAAGAACAAGGTTTGCGCTCTACGCTTCAACGGGAGAACATTCTTAAAACATTCCTTGGGGTTGAAAAACATATTTCTATTGATGAATTGCATTCTTTAGTCAAAAAAAAATACCGCGGTATTGGGCATACAACTGTTTATCGCGCAATGAAGTTATTTTTATCGTTAGGGCTTTGCAGTGAGGTTGATTTTGGCGATGGGGTAGTAAAATACGAACATCTCTATGGTCATCAACATCATGATCATTTAATTTGTACTCGTTGCAGATCGTTAATTGAAGTGTTTGATCCTACACTTGAGAAACTTCAAGAGCGAGTTGCACTCTCTAAGGGTTTTGTTCCATTATCGCACAAGTTAGAGGTTTTTGGAGTTTGCAGGGCGTGCGCAGCAAAAAAATAA